The segment GCAGATGTTATTTTGAAAAAACAATGTTATGATGAAATAACTGACGTTCCTGATGATGTTGACATTGTAGATGTATTCCGACCCTCAGATCAGGTAATGCCAATCATTAAAGAAGCAATTAAGAAAAAGCCCAAAGTAATTTGGCTTCAAGAAGGAATACACAACGAAGAAGCAGAAAAACTCGCTCGAGATGCAGGAATTGATGTTGTGTATAATCGATGCATGTTGGCAGAACATAGAAGGTTATCCTAATGTCTGACAATACCTTCCAAGCATTTTATGAAGAATTGAAAATTTTGGTAGAAAAGTTTGAAAAAAGACAAATGCAAATAAAAGTTGAATCTGACCTTGATTACGATTCTGTAAAAATTTTTGGTGAAAAGATGGATTCTGTAACTCGTGCAAAGCTTGGAGTTGAAGATGCTGCCGAATTGGCATATACGACTGCAGAACATCATCCTTACTGGGCTGTACTATACAATTGTACAGAAATCACAAAAACTATTCTTGAAAAATGGAAAGATGAAGTAACCTCTGAACAATTAGAAGAAATGAAATGGAATCTAAAAGAGATTCAAAACAGTATTTCAAATATAGAAAATAAAATCAAAAAATAATCAGATAAATACAATCAATACCAAAAACCATTCATGGTAATTAAGATTGGAATTATAGGTAAAACTAATACTGGTAAAACCACATTCTTCAATTCCGCTACGTTGGCATCAACTGAAATTTCATCGTATCCATTTACAACAAAAAAACCACAAAATGGAACTGCACAAGCAATCACGTTATGTGTACATATGGAGTTTAAAGTACAATGTGAACCAAATCATTCTAAATGTGCTGATGGATGGCGTTACATTCCAATCGAATTAATTGATTTACCTGGATTAATCAAAGATGCATGGAAAGGAAAAGGATTAGGAAATCAGTTTCTCTCAATTGCTGCTCAGTCTGATGCGTTGTTACACGTAGTTGATTGTTCTGGAAGTATTGATGCATCAGGAAAAATTACTGAACCTGGCTCAGGTGATCCGGTATCTGATTTTGCTGACATTGAAGAAGAATTGGTAATGTGGTATCAAAAAATTCTTGAAGGTAATAGGGATAAACTATCAAAAAACATTCGCGATGGAACAGATCAAGTGGATGCTTTAACTGAACTATATCAAGGAATTGGAGTTAAAAAATCCCATGTAATTCAAGCACTAAAAACTACTGGACTTGAGGACACTCCATTTGATGAATTTGAAATGGGTCAAACCAAAGAACTTGCAAAAATTCTACGTAAGATATCAAAACCTACCTTGATAGTTGCAAACAAAATTGATGTCCCAGGTGCAGACAAAAATTTTAATCGCCTTCGTGAAAGATATAATGAGGTCATTACTGTTCCTGCAAGTGCAGACAGTGAGTTGACCTTGAGACGTGCTGAACAACAGGATTTGATTAAATATTCACCTGGTTCTGAACAATTTGACGTTGTAAAACCTGAAGAATTAAACGACAAACAGACAAACGCACTAAACTTCATCAAACAGGATATCATGGGTGAATACATGCGTACAGGTGTTCAATTTGCAATTAATGTTACCGTTTTCAAACTACTAAAAATGAATGCAATTTTTCCTGTTGCAGATGAAACTAACATGTCTGATAAGAAAGGACGTGTGCTTCCTGATCTATTCTTACTAAAAGATGGTGCTACTGTAAAGAATTTGGCAAATGAAATTCATACAGATCTATCAAAAGGATTGTTACATGCTAAAGACTTGAGGTATAATCTTCGTTTACCAACACATTACCAATTGCGAGATAGAGATGTCATATCTTTAGTAAGCGCAACAAAGAAATCCACTGGATAAAATCAGTGATTATCAATGGAATCTGTAAATTTTGTTATTTTAGGTGATCAAGAAATTGCAACTGATTTTGGAAAAAAAGGTACATCTACAGATTTAACGTTATTTGATAGAAAAGAATCTGAAAAAATTTACACATTTGTAACGCCGAATGGTTTTCCTGAAAAGATTCAGCCTCTATTTCAGGCAATTGCATTGGCAGAATATGTGATATTTCATGTAAATACATTAGACAAGTTTACAGGCGAACAAATTCTTGCTTTAGATGCACTAGGAAAAAAGGACGGAATTTTATCCCATTCTTATGATGTTGATGAATCTCGATTAGATTTGATGATCAAAGGAACTGTTCTTGAAGGATACAAAAAAATTGAACAAGATAAAATTAAAGAAGAATTAGCAAACTTCGCTGTAGAAAAAAAAGATGGAAGTACAAGCATTGTAATTGATCACACTTTTGATGTAAAGGGTGTGGGAACTGTAGCATTAGGGAAGGTTCTATCTGGAAAGATCACACAATATGATAAGATTAACCATTATCCTTCTGAAATTGAAGCAATGGTAAAATCAATTCAAATGCATGATGATGATGTTAAAGAGTCAGTTTCACCTGCCCGAGTTGGTCTTTCTCTTAAAAATATCAAACATGATGAGATTACACGTGGTGATGTGCTATCAAATGACCCTTCAATCAAAACTGTCACTGAAATTACTATTGATTTCAAACAAAATCAATTCTTCAAGGCAAACTTGGCAGAAAATCAAATGTGTCTTGTAAGTATAGGTCTTCAAATAAAGGCTGCAAAGTTTGCATCTGTATCTCCTATGAAATTAATATTTGAAAAACCTGTAATCATAATGCCTGAAGATGTATGTGTTTTACTAAAGCCTGAATCTAACAGTGTTCGAATAATTGGAAGTGGTACTCCTCAATGAACTCTGCAAGAGCATGTCCAATCTGTCCTGAATGTGGCTCTAAAAAATTTGAAAGACTAGATGGTGACGGTGTAAAGGTTCGATGTTTAAGCTGTAAAAAAATCATAACTATTTAGATAAACACTCTGACAAATCTTCATGAAATTTACTTGCTTGAAAATCGTTTAGATTGTCATCTCTGTCTTCTAGTGCAAATTTCTCCATTTCACTACATGTCCATCCTTCCCAGATCCGGGGATTTGTAACATTTTTCTCAAACATGTTAATTCCCACAATGCTGACAGGAACCACAATTGCAAAAATTACAATTATTAATAATTTTACAAACTTTGGATTATCTGTGATCATGAATTTGATTATTGCATAGATTATATAGAATTGACTTTGAGTTTGAGTATGGCAAAGACATGGAAAGATGCAGACATTAGTCTTGACCCTATCAAAGACCAAACTATTGCAGTAATTGGATATGGTATCCAAGGAGATGCACAGGCAAATAACATGAAAGATTCAGGTCTAAAAGTTATTGTTGGCTTAAGAGAAGGTAGCCCAACTTGGAATAAAGCAAAAGAAGACGGTCATCAAGTTATGTCAGTTGCCGATGCCACAAAACAAGCAGACATTGTTCACATTTTACTTCCAGATATGGTTCAAGCCAAAGTGTACAAAGAAGAAATTGGTCCAAACCTTTCAGAAGGAAATGCATTATCATTTTCACATGCAGCAGCAATTTACTGGAAATGGATTGACGCACCAGAAAATGTTGATCTAATTATGGTTGCACCAAAAGGTCCTGGCTCTAAAGTAAGAGAGACATACTTACAAAACTTTGGAACTCCATCAATTGTTGCAGTAGAACAAGACAAGACAGGTAACGCATGGGATAGAACATTAGGAATTGCAAAGGCAATTGGTAGTGCTCGTGCTGGATTAATCCAAACTACATTCAAAGAGGAAGTTGAAACTGATTGGTTTGGGGAGCAAGCAGATTTGTGTGGTGGTTCTGCATCAATGGTAGTTAACGCATTTGAGACATTAGTAGAAGCAGGCTATCAACCAGAAATTGCATACTTTGAGGTATTACACGAATTAAAATTAATTGTAGACATGATTCAAAGATATGGAATCAATGGAATGTGGAGACGTGTTTCAGAAACTGCAAGATATGGTGGACTTACAAGAGGTCCAATGGTCATGACATCTGATACAAAAGAAAACATGAAAAAAGTTCTAACAATGATTCAAGATGGAACATTTAACAAAGAATGGATTGATAATTATCAAAATGAAGGCAAGGCTGCATTTGATAAATACATGAAAGACTTGGATGGTCATCAAATCGAAACTGTAGGAAAACAGATGAGAAAAATGATGTGGCCTGACTCTACTGAATAAAATTATAATTTTCTTAGTTTTGAAACGCCTTTTGTTATGTGGTCTATGATTATGTCTAATGATGTTCCTGGACCAAAGTTTCCTGAAACTCCTGCTTTTTCTAATGCCTTTTTGTCTTCTTCAGGAATTACACCACCACCTACAACTAGTACGTCTGTGATCTTTTTCTTTTTCAATTCTTTTACAACTCTTGGAAATAATGTTCCATGAGCTCCATTTAGCAAACTTAGGGCAACAGCATCAGCATCTTCGTCTTCGACAATCTGTGCAATTCTATCTGGTGTGGCAAATAACCCTGAATAGATTACCTCCATTCCGGCATCTCTAAATGCTCTACATAGAACTAGTGCACCTCTATCATGACCATCCAAGCCTAATTTTGCAACTAGAATTTTGACGCGTCGTGACTGTACCTTTTGCTTCATGATTTAATTCTTAAAATTTGGCTTTAAAATCTTTCTTTACATCTAAATTTTTAATCAAGGGATTAGAGGGTTTTGTATGGCACTACTTCCAGATTTAAAAAAGGGAAAGCGAGGCGCAATTGCAAAAGCCATCTCAATAATGGAAAATGACCCAAAAGAGGCACGTAAATTAATAAAAAAAATCTACAAACTTTCTGGTAAATCCGTTGTAATTGGAATAACAGGTCCTGCAGGAGCTGGAAAATCATCCTTAATCAACAGACTGTCCATGGAGCTGAAAAAATTAAAACTAAAACCTGCTGTATTGGCAGTAGATCCTACTAGTCATGTAACTGGCGGTGCAATTTTGGGAGACCGTGTTAGAATGACCGAGTCAACAGATACTGGTACATACATACGAAGTATAGCATCACGTGGTGCAACTGGTGCCATCGCACATTCGGTAAGGAATAGTTTACGCGTTTTGGAATATGCAGGATTTAATCCAATCATAATTGAAAGTGTTGGTGCAGGACAAACAGAAGTCGACATTTCAAAAATTGCAGATATTACAGTTGTTACATTTAATCCGCATACAGGAGATAGCATTCAAACCATCAAAGCTGGAATTACAGAAATTGGTGATATCTATTTGGTAAACAAAAGTGATTTAGATGGAGCGACACAGCTGTTCCAAGCTTTACAAGATTTCATCGGAACTGACGAAGAAGAGGCTGTAATCCTAAAAACATCTGCAAAGAAAAACAAAGGAATCAAAGAATTAGCATCTAAACTTAAAGAATTAATGAAGCAAAAAAGTAAAGACAAAAAAACTTCAGAGAAAACT is part of the Candidatus Nitrosopelagicus brevis genome and harbors:
- a CDS encoding CoA-binding protein, whose product is MEDDPHSDEEILEILKMKKVAVVGMSKNPDKAAHYVPKYLHDNGYDITPVNPNADVILKKQCYDEITDVPDDVDIVDVFRPSDQVMPIIKEAIKKKPKVIWLQEGIHNEEAEKLARDAGIDVVYNRCMLAEHRRLS
- a CDS encoding redox-regulated ATPase YchF; its protein translation is MVIKIGIIGKTNTGKTTFFNSATLASTEISSYPFTTKKPQNGTAQAITLCVHMEFKVQCEPNHSKCADGWRYIPIELIDLPGLIKDAWKGKGLGNQFLSIAAQSDALLHVVDCSGSIDASGKITEPGSGDPVSDFADIEEELVMWYQKILEGNRDKLSKNIRDGTDQVDALTELYQGIGVKKSHVIQALKTTGLEDTPFDEFEMGQTKELAKILRKISKPTLIVANKIDVPGADKNFNRLRERYNEVITVPASADSELTLRRAEQQDLIKYSPGSEQFDVVKPEELNDKQTNALNFIKQDIMGEYMRTGVQFAINVTVFKLLKMNAIFPVADETNMSDKKGRVLPDLFLLKDGATVKNLANEIHTDLSKGLLHAKDLRYNLRLPTHYQLRDRDVISLVSATKKSTG
- a CDS encoding EF-Tu/IF-2/RF-3 family GTPase — translated: MESVNFVILGDQEIATDFGKKGTSTDLTLFDRKESEKIYTFVTPNGFPEKIQPLFQAIALAEYVIFHVNTLDKFTGEQILALDALGKKDGILSHSYDVDESRLDLMIKGTVLEGYKKIEQDKIKEELANFAVEKKDGSTSIVIDHTFDVKGVGTVALGKVLSGKITQYDKINHYPSEIEAMVKSIQMHDDDVKESVSPARVGLSLKNIKHDEITRGDVLSNDPSIKTVTEITIDFKQNQFFKANLAENQMCLVSIGLQIKAAKFASVSPMKLIFEKPVIIMPEDVCVLLKPESNSVRIIGSGTPQ
- a CDS encoding scaffold protein involved in DNA repair → MNSARACPICPECGSKKFERLDGDGVKVRCLSCKKIITI
- the ilvC gene encoding ketol-acid reductoisomerase: MAKTWKDADISLDPIKDQTIAVIGYGIQGDAQANNMKDSGLKVIVGLREGSPTWNKAKEDGHQVMSVADATKQADIVHILLPDMVQAKVYKEEIGPNLSEGNALSFSHAAAIYWKWIDAPENVDLIMVAPKGPGSKVRETYLQNFGTPSIVAVEQDKTGNAWDRTLGIAKAIGSARAGLIQTTFKEEVETDWFGEQADLCGGSASMVVNAFETLVEAGYQPEIAYFEVLHELKLIVDMIQRYGINGMWRRVSETARYGGLTRGPMVMTSDTKENMKKVLTMIQDGTFNKEWIDNYQNEGKAAFDKYMKDLDGHQIETVGKQMRKMMWPDSTE
- a CDS encoding cobalamin B12-binding domain-containing protein produces the protein MKQKVQSRRVKILVAKLGLDGHDRGALVLCRAFRDAGMEVIYSGLFATPDRIAQIVEDEDADAVALSLLNGAHGTLFPRVVKELKKKKITDVLVVGGGVIPEEDKKALEKAGVSGNFGPGTSLDIIIDHITKGVSKLRKL
- the meaB gene encoding methylmalonyl Co-A mutase-associated GTPase MeaB, whose amino-acid sequence is MALLPDLKKGKRGAIAKAISIMENDPKEARKLIKKIYKLSGKSVVIGITGPAGAGKSSLINRLSMELKKLKLKPAVLAVDPTSHVTGGAILGDRVRMTESTDTGTYIRSIASRGATGAIAHSVRNSLRVLEYAGFNPIIIESVGAGQTEVDISKIADITVVTFNPHTGDSIQTIKAGITEIGDIYLVNKSDLDGATQLFQALQDFIGTDEEEAVILKTSAKKNKGIKELASKLKELMKQKSKDKKTSEKTRLESELEDIILNNVRQEISTMIGKSKSFSSYLKKVQEKKIDPFEAADKLTKNFIK